One Salvia splendens isolate huo1 chromosome 12, SspV2, whole genome shotgun sequence genomic window carries:
- the LOC121758007 gene encoding uncharacterized protein LOC121758007: MSVTPLFLFCYIIYTTFTTTILSLFLGFRLLRRRLFNSSTANGDVGNVIALYEGTLHHERRNPVHNSFRFTTRFALIDLDRAPYAPPTYLSADEARRATKTNGPVYLLTTLPSLGYRSTPVSYYYCYEIEDSKKIFKKCIVEGTNTPWGESITFVFNPSSDSVPICQYITAFSDMLGNWRLKVNEPGEDLYAYISIEHPKFGNNYFIATLKAKKVEISSTTPDDLEAFFWLQPHRGSIISYWIALKLWWKNAHFHEHPRKENANYREDYYKRNEKKIQLCPAFGGKNTANDVVSSEEAVDRCFMWKEAPWPWSCLIAPRSSSEIEKTVS, from the exons ATGAGTGTGACTCCACTGTTTCTTTTTTGCTACATCATCTACACAACTTTCACTACCACCATATTGTCTCTCTTCCTCGGCttccgcctcctccgccgccgcctttTCAATTCAAGCACCGCCAATGGGGATGTCGGAAATGTCATTGCACTATACGAAGGCACTCTCCATCACGAGCGTCGCAATCCAGTCCACAACTCCTTTCGGTTCACTACACGTTTTGCTCTCATCGACCTTGACCGTGCACCCTACGCCCCACCCACCTACCTCTCTGCTGATGAGGCTCGCCGAGCTACCAAGACTAATGGACCCGT ATATCTTCTGACAACACTTCCAAGTTTGGGATATCGAAGCACTCCAGTGAGCTATTACTATTGCTATGAAATCGAAGACTCCAAGAAAATTTTCAAGAAATGCATAGTTGAG gGAACTAATACACCATGGGGAGAAAGTATAACATTTGTGTTCAATCCAAGCTCCGATTCAGTCCCAATATGTCAATATATAACCGCTTTCTCG GATATGCTTGGTAATTGGAGGCTCAAAGTGAATGAACCAGGAGAAGATTTGTATGCTTATATTTCAATTGAACATCCAAAATTtggcaataattattttatagcGACTTTGAAAGCCAAGAAAGTTGAGATCTCTTCTACAACGCCAGATGATCTTGAAGCATTCTTTTGGTTGCAGCCTCATAGAGGTTCAATCATTTCCTATTGGATT GCACTCAAGCTTTGGTGGAAAAATGCTCATTTTCATGAACATCCAAGAAAAGAGAATGCAAACTACAGGGAAGACTATTATAAACGAAATGAAAAGAAGATTCAATTGTGCCCTGCATTTGGAGGCAAAAACACAGCCAACGACGTCGTTTCAAGCGAAGAAGCGGTAGATCGATGCTTTATGTGGAAAGAAGCTCCATGGCCATGGTCATGCCTAATTGCCCCAAGGTCATCATCTGAGATAGAAAAAACTGTTTCTTAG